The Pseudanabaena galeata CCNP1313 genome includes a region encoding these proteins:
- a CDS encoding type II toxin-antitoxin system RelE family toxin, whose translation MTYYIEFAKPAAKQLKALSPQEQQRIKSKIDALVDSPRPDGVVKLSGEDDLYRIRVGDYRIIYRIQDNQLLILVLKIGHRRDVYQ comes from the coding sequence ATGACTTATTACATCGAATTTGCTAAGCCAGCCGCTAAGCAGTTAAAGGCTTTATCTCCTCAAGAACAACAACGCATAAAATCAAAAATTGACGCTTTAGTCGATTCGCCTCGTCCCGATGGCGTGGTCAAACTATCAGGAGAGGATGACCTTTACCGAATTCGAGTTGGTGACTATCGCATCATTTACCGCATTCAGGATAATCAACTACTGATTTTGGTCTTAAAAATTGGTCATCGTAGAGATGTTTATCAGTAA